One window of Salmo salar chromosome ssa11, Ssal_v3.1, whole genome shotgun sequence genomic DNA carries:
- the LOC106591806 gene encoding Krueppel-like factor 13 codes for MDHFAAECLVSMSSRAIVHPKENREIKTEPACYPRNDGEDLVKDNSSLFVVARILADFNQQPSTTTSDIAERAKIQEGCVSPAQVTEDGSSATPILDSPAADLTQRGNKRVRGRSETESSQKKHKCHYSGCEKVYGKSSHLKAHLRTHTGERPFPCTWPDCNKKFARSDELARHYRTHTGEKKFSCPLCDKRFMRSDHLMKHARRHSEFQPAMLKRPYGCGGGMGGGMGGVGGGMGVVGSSTRPGSLSDYNSRSDSSSPTLSPSPTLSPANSP; via the exons ATGGATCATTTCGCCGCTGAGTGCCTTGTGTCTATGTCCAGTCGGGCTATCGTTCATCCTAAAGAGAACCGAGAGATCAAAACAGAACCAGCCTGCTATCCAAGGAACGACGGAGAAGACCTGGTCAAAGACAACTCTTCTCTTTTCGTGGTGGCGAGGATTCTAGCGGATTTTAACCAGCAGCCATCCACGACTACTAGCGATATTGCCGAGCGGGCAAAAATACAAGAAGGGTGCGTATCGCCAGCTCAAGTCACAGAGGATGGGAGTAGTGCCACACCTATCCTCGACAGCCCCGCCGCCGACCTCACACAAAGAGGCAACAAACGAGTCAGAGGTCGATCCGAGACGGAATCGTCTCAGAAAAAGCACAAATGTCATTATTCAGGTTGTGAAAAAGTTTACGGGAAGTCGTCCCACCTCAAAGCGCACctaaggacacacacag GAGAGCGTCCCTTCCCCTGCACCTGGCCTGACTGCAACAAGAAGTTTGCCCGTTCGGATGAGCTGGCCCGTCACTACCGCACCCACACCGGAGAGAAGAAGTTCAGCTGCCCACTCTGCGACAAGCGCTTCATGCGTAGCGACCACCTGATGAAGCACGCTCGCCGCCACTCCGAGTTCCAGCCCGCCATGTTGAAGCGGCCGTACGGGTGTGGCGGAGGAATgggaggaggaatgggaggagtTGGCGGAGGAATGGGCGTGGTCGGGAGTAGTACACGCCCCGGATCGCTCAGCGACTACAACAGCCGCTCCGACTCGTCCAGCCCCACCCTCAGCCCCAGCCCCACCCTCAGCCCAGCTAACTCGCCTTAA